A stretch of the Deinococcus reticulitermitis genome encodes the following:
- a CDS encoding response regulator, translating into MPRILVVDDDAAIVKLISVILSRAGHEVRSSTHPVEALDLLKVFTPDLIISDVVMPYMTGLEFLEQVRDHDHLSAMPFILLSSHAERSDVRRGMNLGADDYLPKPFTPQDLTTAVDARLRRSGLSARSESGTQAKALGTAQVIWQGQPVSWVSRKALELFFYLLEHKEVTSWEAAEALWPEKDESRASSLFHTTLHRLRKSLNNEAVVSQNRKYALAPGLNPEYDVQRYELLAGQAEAGSLGYEELRELVGQYGTFLPGADSPWVDDVRARLEQTQLGLLGLAATAASGAGKPKEAAQYHQRALTLDPMSEQDWQGLARVLGTLGDPRARLAAQREAWWASDFD; encoded by the coding sequence ATGCCGCGCATCCTGGTCGTGGACGATGACGCCGCCATCGTCAAGCTCATCAGCGTCATTCTCAGCCGCGCGGGCCATGAGGTACGCAGCAGCACCCACCCCGTCGAGGCGCTCGACCTGCTCAAGGTTTTCACCCCGGACCTGATCATCAGCGACGTGGTGATGCCCTACATGACCGGCCTCGAATTTCTGGAGCAGGTCCGGGACCATGACCACCTGTCCGCGATGCCCTTTATCCTGCTGTCCAGCCACGCGGAGCGCAGCGACGTGCGCCGCGGCATGAACCTCGGGGCCGACGACTACCTCCCCAAACCCTTTACCCCGCAGGACCTCACGACGGCGGTCGACGCCCGGCTGCGCCGCAGCGGCCTGAGCGCCCGCAGCGAGAGCGGCACCCAGGCCAAGGCGCTCGGCACCGCGCAGGTGATCTGGCAGGGCCAGCCGGTGTCGTGGGTGTCGCGCAAGGCGCTGGAGCTGTTTTTTTACCTGCTCGAACACAAGGAGGTCACGAGCTGGGAAGCTGCGGAGGCGCTGTGGCCCGAGAAGGACGAGTCGCGGGCAAGCAGCCTTTTTCACACCACCCTGCACAGGTTGCGCAAGAGTCTGAACAACGAGGCGGTGGTGAGTCAGAACCGCAAATACGCCCTGGCCCCGGGCCTCAACCCCGAGTACGACGTGCAGCGCTACGAGCTGCTCGCGGGGCAGGCCGAGGCCGGCAGCCTGGGCTACGAGGAGCTGCGTGAACTCGTCGGGCAGTACGGCACCTTTCTTCCGGGCGCCGACAGTCCGTGGGTCGACGACGTGCGTGCCCGCCTGGAGCAGACCCAGCTGGGCCTGCTCGGTCTCGCTGCCACCGCCGCGAGTGGGGCGGGGAAGCCCAAGGAAGCCGCGCAGTACCACCAGCGCGCCCTCACGCTCGACCCCATGAGTGAGCAGGACTGGCAGGGCCTCGCCCGCGTCCTCGGCACCCTGGGTGACCCCCGCGCCCGCCTCGCCGCCCAGCGCGAAGCGTGGTGGGCTTCTGATTTCGACTGA
- a CDS encoding MarR family winged helix-turn-helix transcriptional regulator, translating to MNSVSPASDLPQVDDLYDLVRLTLRLSRQFRQTLDEPFVQALGLNTKELLVLAAIMDGAQTPGRVAARQQLPAPTVTRIVTKLVAADLVQRVPDPGDLRRCELQLTDQGKAVRSQVRGMGQDIVQAHFGQLPPETVRSALHALRELQGALEARENA from the coding sequence ATGAACTCAGTCTCTCCTGCTTCCGATTTGCCCCAGGTCGACGATCTCTATGACCTGGTGCGGCTGACCCTGCGGCTCTCGCGCCAGTTTCGCCAGACGCTCGATGAGCCTTTCGTGCAGGCGCTCGGCCTGAACACCAAGGAGCTGCTGGTGCTCGCGGCGATCATGGACGGCGCGCAGACGCCCGGCCGCGTGGCCGCCCGGCAGCAACTTCCCGCCCCGACCGTCACGCGCATCGTGACCAAGCTGGTCGCGGCGGACCTGGTTCAGCGCGTGCCCGATCCCGGCGACCTGCGGCGCTGCGAGCTGCAGCTGACCGACCAGGGCAAGGCGGTGCGCTCGCAGGTGCGGGGAATGGGCCAGGACATCGTGCAGGCCCACTTCGGTCAGTTGCCGCCCGAAACGGTGCGCTCGGCCCTGCACGCGCTGCGCGAGCTTCAGGGCGCCCTCGAAGCGCGGGAGAACGCATGA
- a CDS encoding MDR family MFS transporter, with product MNALALSERQKVLAFTGILTVLFLASLNMTVVGSAMPRVISDLGGFHLYVWAFTAYSLATTITIPIVGTVSDRFGRRPLLLLGIAVFTLGSVALGMVHSMEALIFWRAVQGIGGGTLMAMSFTAIADIFTPIERGRYQGYTGAVWGISSVVGPLVGGFLTDHAGWRSVFFVNLPFALLAAYFIWRFFRLPAPGARGAFDTLGAALLGGAVSTLTLAMSWGGGTYAWNSPRILALLAATLGLGAWYVAHSLRQTRPILDLRLLRDRTVANASLTGFLVSAGMFAAILYLPLYMQGVRGLSASVSGLALAPLMGGMIVTSTLSGQRVSRTGRYKRLIVVGALVATGALLLASTLTLNTPLWAAVGIMVLLGLGLGPVNSQLTLAVQNAVPREQLGSATGGNQFFRQIGGTLAVSLFGALVNARLAANLRAELPSEAQVLPAALQGAIANPNILTSPQAQAALGAALGQQGHPELLGEILTALRTVVSGAIDQVFLVSALLVGAAFLLSLALPERPLGGHHPQAQPSEREAVAAD from the coding sequence ATGAACGCCCTGGCCCTCAGCGAGAGGCAGAAGGTGCTGGCGTTTACCGGCATCCTGACCGTTCTCTTCCTGGCGAGCCTGAACATGACGGTGGTGGGCAGCGCTATGCCGCGCGTGATCAGTGACCTCGGGGGCTTTCACCTGTACGTATGGGCCTTTACCGCCTACTCGCTGGCGACGACCATCACCATTCCAATCGTGGGGACGGTCAGTGACCGTTTCGGACGCCGCCCACTGCTGCTGCTGGGGATCGCGGTCTTCACGCTCGGCAGTGTGGCGCTGGGCATGGTCCACAGCATGGAGGCCCTGATCTTCTGGCGCGCGGTGCAGGGCATCGGCGGCGGCACCCTGATGGCGATGAGTTTCACAGCCATCGCCGACATCTTCACGCCGATCGAGCGCGGACGGTACCAGGGCTACACCGGCGCGGTGTGGGGCATCAGCAGTGTGGTGGGGCCGCTCGTCGGGGGCTTCCTCACCGATCACGCGGGCTGGCGCAGCGTGTTTTTCGTGAATCTCCCGTTTGCGCTGCTCGCGGCGTATTTCATCTGGCGCTTTTTCCGGCTGCCGGCGCCGGGAGCGCGCGGGGCCTTCGACACGCTGGGGGCCGCGCTACTCGGGGGCGCCGTGAGCACCCTCACGCTGGCGATGTCGTGGGGCGGCGGCACCTACGCCTGGAACAGCCCGCGTATTCTCGCGCTGCTCGCGGCGACCCTCGGCCTGGGCGCGTGGTACGTGGCGCACAGCCTGAGGCAGACCCGGCCCATCCTCGACCTGCGCTTGCTGCGCGACCGCACCGTGGCGAACGCCAGCCTGACCGGATTTCTGGTGAGCGCGGGAATGTTCGCCGCCATCCTCTACCTGCCGCTGTACATGCAGGGCGTGCGCGGCCTGAGCGCCTCGGTCAGTGGGCTGGCGCTCGCGCCGCTGATGGGCGGCATGATCGTGACGAGCACCCTGAGCGGGCAGCGGGTCAGCCGCACCGGGCGGTACAAGCGCCTGATCGTGGTGGGCGCCCTCGTGGCCACTGGAGCGCTGCTGCTCGCCTCGACCCTGACGCTGAACACGCCGCTGTGGGCGGCCGTGGGCATCATGGTCCTGCTCGGTCTGGGGCTGGGACCGGTGAACAGCCAGCTGACCCTGGCGGTGCAAAACGCCGTGCCGCGCGAACAGCTCGGCAGCGCCACCGGGGGCAACCAGTTCTTCCGCCAGATCGGGGGTACGCTGGCGGTCAGCCTCTTCGGAGCGCTCGTCAACGCCCGGCTCGCCGCCAACCTGCGCGCGGAGCTGCCCAGTGAGGCGCAGGTGCTCCCGGCGGCCCTGCAAGGGGCCATCGCCAACCCGAACATCCTGACCAGCCCGCAGGCCCAGGCGGCGCTCGGGGCCGCGCTCGGGCAGCAGGGGCACCCCGAACTGCTCGGCGAAATCCTCACGGCGCTGCGGACGGTCGTGTCGGGCGCGATCGATCAGGTGTTTCTCGTCTCGGCGCTGCTCGTCGGGGCCGCCTTCCTGCTCAGCCTCGCGCTGCCCGAGCGCCCGCTGGGAGGTCATCACCCCCAAGCGCAGCCGAGCGAGCGTGAGGCGGTGGCGGCAGACTGA
- a CDS encoding MBL fold metallo-hydrolase, whose product MRFPAPRSHGSARVWMLPTGPLQENAVLVAGAQNEGFLFDPGDDAARLLALVQETGVTVRAILLTHAHFDHIGAVQPLREALRVPVALHPGDLGLYRAGAQSAARWNLPFIQPADPDQAIAQGQSFTAGDLRLTARELPGHAPGHVVFVAEGFAVVGDTLFAGGIGRTDLPGGNHPQLIAGIERELLSLPDDTALYPGHGGATTVGRERRTNPFL is encoded by the coding sequence ATGAGGTTCCCTGCTCCCCGTTCACACGGCTCCGCCCGCGTCTGGATGCTCCCCACCGGCCCCCTGCAGGAAAACGCCGTCCTCGTCGCGGGGGCGCAGAACGAGGGCTTCCTCTTTGATCCCGGTGACGACGCGGCGCGTCTCCTCGCGCTCGTTCAGGAAACGGGGGTGACGGTGCGCGCGATTCTGCTTACCCATGCCCACTTCGACCACATCGGCGCCGTGCAGCCGCTGCGGGAAGCGCTGAGGGTGCCGGTGGCGCTGCATCCGGGCGACCTGGGGCTTTACCGGGCCGGGGCGCAGTCGGCCGCCCGCTGGAACCTGCCGTTCATCCAGCCGGCGGACCCCGACCAGGCGATCGCCCAGGGGCAATCCTTCACGGCGGGCGACCTCCGCCTCACGGCGCGCGAACTGCCCGGCCACGCCCCGGGGCACGTCGTGTTCGTCGCAGAGGGCTTCGCCGTGGTGGGCGACACCCTGTTTGCAGGTGGCATCGGGCGCACCGACCTGCCGGGCGGCAACCACCCGCAGCTCATCGCCGGCATCGAGCGTGAGCTGCTCAGCCTGCCCGACGACACCGCCCTCTATCCCGGTCACGGCGGCGCGACGACGGTAGGCCGCGAGCGGAGGACCAACCCGTTTCTTTGA